AAGCAAATTCTAAATTTCCGCGAAAAAGGTGAAGTATCCATTCAAGAAAGTAATGCGGAATCCTCTAACAATGACACGTCAGATCATTTCCACAATCCCTATAATTTTGTGCCTGCTTTACCCAGAGATGGAATTGAAGGAGAGTTGGGCGATCGCCGCCCCAAGGGTCATGGACGATATTTACCGGAATATTGGTCGGGTCGAATTTCGATGAAGCTCACCACTGTGACTCCTCTGCTGATTCCCGATGCCGCAGAGATGACCGAAGAGAATGATCACAAAACCTATCCGGTGCGATTAGAAGCAGACGGCCAGCCCTATTTACCCGCGACTTCTCTTAAAGGAATGCTGCGATCGGCCTATGAGGCGATTACAAATTCGCGCTTGGCTGTTCTTGATAAACATGACAAACGGTTGGCTTATCGAATGGATGCACGAGAAGGCACGACAGCTAAACCCGCACGAGTTGAACAACGTAATGATGGGTTGTATCTCAGAATTCTAGAGGAACCAAGAGCAAGCTGTATTGGAGGTGCAGCGAAGTTACCTAGATACGATAAAAATAGCCGTGCTATTGACAAAGGTGAGCGAGGGCGAGCTTCTGTTAAATATCCAAACAGAGCTTTACCCCAACATGGCGATCGCGTCAGGGTTCTACTCAGCAAAGGTAAAGTAACAAAAATTGAACCATGGAATTCTAATAATCAGCCGGGTGGCGATTGGAAGTTTGGCTGGGTCTGTGTCACAGGGGCAAATATCAGTACGAAACAAAATGAACGAGTATTTATTCAACATTCAGATACTGAAGATCCAGCAATTAAAATCACACCAGCAATTACAGAGCTCTGGGAGAACTTAATTTCTGACTATCAGAAAACCCATAAAAAAGATTTGACAGAACGGGAAAATAAAGGGCAATCTCCTCGTGATTATCTTGGATTTAAACCCGGCGAAACAGCATGGTCACGCCATGTATTCGATCCGAATCAGTGCCAGCTTACTGAGGGTATCCTCTGTTACGTTGAGCTAGACGAAAACTATAATCCTGACGATTTACAATCTCGCGATATTATTGCGCTGCAACCCGTAACTATTTCGCGGCGATTGTATGACAAAAAACCAATTAATTTGTTATCTGATTCTTTGCAACCAGCGGTAGATTTTAATGAACTGTCTCCGGCTGATCGAGTGTTCGGCTGGGTGAATCAAAATAATCGTAAACCGAAGAAGAAAGATTCAAAGAACAATGCTTATAAAGGGCAATTAAGAGTCCATAGTATCGAGTGCAGCACACCAATTGATCAGGCTATTAATAATGATCTTGGGGAGTTGGGTGTACCTCTGGCAATTCTGGGGGAACCGAAGCCGGCTCAAACTCGCTTTTATGCTGCTGAAGATAAAAAAGGATCACCTATTGCCAATGATGGAAAGGAACCACAAGAGAAGAAATATGGTTATGAAAGCGAAGCACGGGGACTAAGGGGACGGAAGGTTTACCCGCACCACTCGTCTTTACCTGAAGGTTATTGGGATAGTTCCACTGAAGATGTTTCAAAAGAATATCGACGTTCTAATGGTGAGCGAGATTCGCAAAACAAGTCGATTAAAAGTTGGGTCAATCCCGGTACTGAATTCTCGTTTGATCTTGATGTCATTAATCTTTCAACAGTTGAGTTGGGTGCTTTGTTATGGCTACTAAATCAACCGGAAAATGCTTTTCATCGATTAGGCGGTGGTAAGCCGTTAGGTTTTGGTAGTGTTCGTTTAGAAATCACAAAAACTGATTTGCGTAACGGAGAAGATTGGCAGGAATTTTATGGTTCTCTGCGATCTGTTAAGCCTTCCGAATTCGACAAAACTAAATTAATTTCTGCTTACACTGCGGCGGTCGAGTCTGCGTACCAGGTTTCTTTTGAAAATGTGCCTTTTATTACTGCCTTCCGTCGTTCTTTGACGGGCTTTGAAGATGGTTTACCAACCCATTATCCTCGTCGGGAAAAAGACATTAATTCTGACGGAAAAAATTACGAATGGTTTACGGACAATGAAGCGGGCGATCGCCTGAGTTTACCGAGTTTAGCCGATGGTGGAGGTCTACCTCTAGATCCGCGTCAGGAGGAGAAACAAAAGAATGGTCCACTGTGGCGCAATTAGAAAAAGGCTTCGGTTACAAACAATAAACAAAAAAGTAGAAATTTAGAGTGCATAGACTAGCAAAGGTCTTTATTTGCCATGACAAAAATTCTCCTCATCACTGTGGGTGGCTCCCATCAACCGATCGCCACTTCGATCCAATCTCTACAGCCAAATCGCACTATCTTTATTTGTTCTGGTGGGCAGCGGGGAAGCATCTCTCAGGTGACAGGTGATGGTAAACCTTGTGAAGTGCGGCGCGGGGCGGAAGTTCTCGAAAGGTTGCCGAATATCCCGACTCAGCTGGGTTTAAGCGATTTTGACCCGGATCGGGATGTAGTGCT
This genomic window from [Limnothrix rosea] IAM M-220 contains:
- a CDS encoding TIGR03986 family CRISPR-associated RAMP protein, yielding MEISTLRIKSKKNKKGNVKKSFEFSFSYTSPEGEYTSWSFQSISKDEISPNLRQKLEELEQGTLEVEFEIKDKQILNFREKGEVSIQESNAESSNNDTSDHFHNPYNFVPALPRDGIEGELGDRRPKGHGRYLPEYWSGRISMKLTTVTPLLIPDAAEMTEENDHKTYPVRLEADGQPYLPATSLKGMLRSAYEAITNSRLAVLDKHDKRLAYRMDAREGTTAKPARVEQRNDGLYLRILEEPRASCIGGAAKLPRYDKNSRAIDKGERGRASVKYPNRALPQHGDRVRVLLSKGKVTKIEPWNSNNQPGGDWKFGWVCVTGANISTKQNERVFIQHSDTEDPAIKITPAITELWENLISDYQKTHKKDLTERENKGQSPRDYLGFKPGETAWSRHVFDPNQCQLTEGILCYVELDENYNPDDLQSRDIIALQPVTISRRLYDKKPINLLSDSLQPAVDFNELSPADRVFGWVNQNNRKPKKKDSKNNAYKGQLRVHSIECSTPIDQAINNDLGELGVPLAILGEPKPAQTRFYAAEDKKGSPIANDGKEPQEKKYGYESEARGLRGRKVYPHHSSLPEGYWDSSTEDVSKEYRRSNGERDSQNKSIKSWVNPGTEFSFDLDVINLSTVELGALLWLLNQPENAFHRLGGGKPLGFGSVRLEITKTDLRNGEDWQEFYGSLRSVKPSEFDKTKLISAYTAAVESAYQVSFENVPFITAFRRSLTGFEDGLPTHYPRREKDINSDGKNYEWFTDNEAGDRLSLPSLADGGGLPLDPRQEEKQKNGPLWRN